From one Geoalkalibacter halelectricus genomic stretch:
- a CDS encoding cytochrome C gives MSSRKILTILLAAGLAGLLISCVAGNGYRPPKTHPPIYELGERRVYCVRCHGYDNKEMVYERYNHTPYFTDNHRLVTYQNEAVCAMCHEQSFCNSCHATRVELKPSLRNQTENFRRTQHRGDYLSRHRIDGRIDPTSCFRCHGNPKASQTCRPCHG, from the coding sequence ATGAGCAGCAGAAAAATCCTGACCATACTTCTCGCCGCCGGCCTGGCCGGCTTGCTGATTTCCTGTGTCGCCGGCAACGGCTATCGCCCGCCCAAAACTCATCCTCCCATCTATGAATTGGGCGAGAGGCGGGTCTATTGCGTGCGCTGCCACGGCTATGACAACAAGGAGATGGTCTACGAGCGCTACAATCATACGCCCTACTTCACCGACAACCACCGACTCGTCACCTATCAAAACGAAGCCGTCTGCGCCATGTGTCACGAGCAGAGCTTCTGCAACAGTTGCCACGCCACACGCGTCGAACTTAAGCCGTCCTTGCGCAACCAAACGGAAAATTTTCGCCGCACCCAGCACCGTGGAGATTATCTCTCACGCCACCGCATCGACGGTCGTATCGACCCGACTTCGTGCTTTCGCTGTCACGGCAATCCGAAAGCATCGCAGACCTGCCGTCCTTGCCATGGTTAA
- a CDS encoding cupin domain-containing protein, with product MTSDNHSVKLEGGVPTHLAELVDYQDGAVVSRTLLQDETGTLTVFSFDEGQALSEHTVPYHAFVQVLDGEAEITVGQNPSTVKAGQIILMPGHVSHRVRAVKKFKMLLTLFKAAQASAK from the coding sequence ATGACCAGTGACAACCATTCCGTAAAGCTTGAAGGCGGTGTTCCCACTCATCTGGCCGAATTGGTGGATTATCAGGACGGGGCCGTGGTCAGCCGGACCTTGCTTCAGGACGAAACCGGCACCCTGACGGTTTTCAGTTTTGATGAAGGGCAAGCTCTTTCCGAACACACCGTGCCTTACCACGCATTCGTTCAGGTTCTGGACGGGGAGGCGGAAATCACCGTGGGCCAGAACCCCTCCACCGTCAAGGCAGGGCAAATCATCCTGATGCCCGGACATGTTTCCCATCGGGTACGGGCGGTAAAAAAATTTAAAATGCTTTTGACCCTGTTCAAAGCCGCCCAGGCCTCTGCCAAATAA
- a CDS encoding phosphoribosylaminoimidazolesuccinocarboxamide synthase, which produces MSKTLLTTDFPELKLVNRGKVRDIYDLGEHLLIVTTDRISAFDVVMDEPIPYKGFVLTQISRFWFDQMTDIVPNHIVAMEVSDFPRETLPYREVLEGRSMLVKKAQPLPVECIVRGYVSGSGWKDYQKTGAICGITLPAGLVESQQLPAPIFTPSTKAELGAHDENISFEKTVELVGADLAAQIRDTTIAIYQRAREIAATKGIIIADTKFEFGLFKDQLIWIDEALTPDSSRFWPQDQYRPGGPQPSFDKQFLRDYLETLDWKKQAPPPPLPADIVNKTSEKYLEALKRLTGMETPR; this is translated from the coding sequence ATGAGCAAAACCCTGCTCACCACGGATTTTCCCGAACTCAAGCTGGTCAACCGGGGCAAGGTTCGCGACATCTACGACCTCGGCGAACACTTGCTGATCGTGACCACGGATCGCATTTCGGCTTTCGACGTCGTCATGGACGAACCCATTCCCTACAAGGGCTTTGTCCTCACGCAGATTTCGCGCTTCTGGTTCGACCAGATGACCGATATCGTTCCCAACCACATCGTGGCGATGGAGGTGTCTGACTTCCCGCGGGAAACCCTCCCATACCGGGAGGTTCTCGAGGGGCGCTCGATGCTGGTGAAAAAAGCCCAGCCGCTGCCCGTCGAGTGCATCGTGCGCGGCTATGTCTCCGGATCCGGATGGAAGGACTACCAAAAAACCGGCGCCATCTGCGGCATCACCCTGCCGGCCGGGCTGGTGGAAAGTCAGCAGTTGCCCGCTCCCATCTTCACGCCTTCCACCAAGGCGGAATTGGGCGCCCACGATGAAAATATCTCCTTTGAGAAAACAGTTGAGTTGGTCGGCGCCGATCTGGCCGCCCAGATTCGCGACACCACCATCGCCATCTACCAGCGTGCCCGCGAAATCGCCGCGACCAAGGGCATCATCATTGCCGACACCAAATTCGAATTCGGTCTGTTCAAGGATCAGCTGATCTGGATCGACGAGGCACTCACCCCCGATTCCTCGCGCTTCTGGCCCCAAGACCAGTACCGGCCCGGCGGCCCGCAGCCGAGCTTTGACAAACAGTTCCTGCGCGATTATCTGGAAACCCTCGACTGGAAAAAGCAGGCTCCACCTCCGCCTCTGCCGGCGGATATCGTCAACAAAACCAGCGAAAAGTACCTCGAAGCGCTCAAGCGCCTGACCGGTATGGAAACACCCCGTTAA